The Macaca nemestrina isolate mMacNem1 chromosome 9, mMacNem.hap1, whole genome shotgun sequence genome includes the window cacccaggatggagtgcagtggcgcgatctcctctcactgcaagctccgcctcctgggttcatgccattcttctgcctcagcctcccaagtagctgggactacaggtgcccgccaccacacctggctaattttttttttttgtatttttagtagagaaggggtttcaccgtgttagccaggatggtcttaatctcctgacctggtgatccacccaccttggcctcccaaagtgctgggattacaagcgttggccactgcgcctggccaattttcaaatatttttgtagagacagggtctcactacattgctcaGATTGCCAAACTCCTGGGccccagcaatcctcctgcctcagccttccaaagtgttgggattacagacgtgagccactgtaccctgccaTTTTTCCACTTCTACATTACTCTCTTTCCCAGCTCCATGTTTGTTCCATCATGGCACATGATTTGTGCTCCTTGCTCTGAAttccctgtgcccagcccaggcctCGTATGTAATAGGCATTCACTAGAAGCTTCAGGATTGGGCTGGTCCTGATGCCCAGAAGGCCCTCCCATTTACCTGATCATCTAATACCCATTGTCTACCAAACCTCAACCCAACCTTTGTTGTCACCTTCTCTGGGAAGTCTCCCAGATGTCCCAGGCTGACTCAGACACCTTTTCTCTTTGCTCTCCAAATACTTGTGCTGCCTATCATAGCTCTTATCATACTGAATTGCAATCACTGTGTTACTGTTTCCCACAGGAGAGGATGTGAGCTCCTGGAGGGCAAGGAAAGCAAAGAACCAACTATGAGCGTCTGTATTTCCAGCACACATATTCCTCATGTCATGGCCCCAGAGACATTGCCTCCTGCCTGTTCCAGATGGACAGTCAAGATGATTAAGGCTGAATAAGGGCTGTCCCTGGTCACACCTACCCACTCTACTTTCCAAAGCTTGAGCTCCTCTAAAGGCCACTCACTTTGGCTGAGCCAAAAATGGATGCTGTCTGTAGTTCCTTGTCATCATCCTCTTTCCGGGGGTGAATGACCAGCGTCACATGGCAGTTATTGTCTGTCGCAAACTTCCGAAAGACCCCGACGATGTAGTCTTGAGCTGCGATCCTACCCCCATCCCAACAACACAAAGAGCTTATTAGACACAGAAGGACAAGAACATACACATACTCTTGATTCATTCACATCTCCCCACAAAATACCACAATCCACTCTACCTCCCTCTACCCAAGGACTCACACTCAGATCCCTGTCCATACATCCTGCTGCCATACCCCACACCTCCATATGATACACATGGGGGTGGTACGTGCCTGCACATATCTCAGAAAATAAGAGAGCACAGCGTGTGTGCCTAGAGGCCAGCTGCCTGAGAAGTATGTGTTGTATGTCCAAGCGGGCTCAAGCTAGACAAGAGAAGATGTCACCTGTCTGTGGACAGCTGCTCGTGACCCATCATGAACTGCAGGTTGTCGATGACCACATGACAAATGTCATAGACGTAGACTGCATGTTGCATTGTATCTATTACAGTCCTGGGAAGAGGAAAGGCAAGGAATTTGACAAGTTGTCTCTAGACCACCCCAGGCAGAGGAACTAGCATCCTGAAAACTCTCTTGGCTGCCTCCTCTGcccttctattattattattatttgagacagggtcttgctctgtagcccaggctggagtgcagtggtgtgatcacagctcactgcagccccaacctacTAGGCTCAAGTGAGCCTTTTACtttttagcctcctgagtagctgggaccacaggcatatgccaccaccatgcccagcctaatttttatttttatttttatttatttatttatttatttttgagacggagtctcgctctgtcgcccaggctggagtgcagtggccggatctcagctcactgcaagctccgcctcccgggtttacgccattctcctgcctcagcctcccgagtagctggaactacaggtgcccaccacctcggccggctagttttttgtatttttagtagagacggggtctcaccatgttagccaggatggtctcgatctcctgaccttgtgatccacccgtctcggcctcccaaagtgctgggattacaggcttgagccaccgcgcccggcctcccagcctaatttttaaaaatttttttatagagagggGGGTCTCCCTATatggcccaggttggtctcaaattcctgcgctcaagtgatcctcccaaagtgctgggattacaggcatgagccactgtgcccagccctgccctcattCTTTGAAAAACTCCAAACCTAAGGAGATGGGGGAGTTCCTACTGGAGCTGGAAAAGGAACCAAAGGTTCCTGAGTGCTGGGATATGTCTGGGAAAGCAAGGTGGCTGGAGTCTGAGAGTCTCACCTGATGCTCTGCTGTCCATGGAAAGTCATGAAATAGAGGGGCAGGTCCTCAAAGCGGTCAGCCCAGTGATCGTATTTGTCCAATTGATCTTCCAGCCGCCCCTCGGCAAACTGTGTAAGCATGACCCGGGCTAGTCTCACATTACTGATCTCGAAGCTACCCCACAGTGTGTTCACCCCCTGGGAACACAAATCCAGGGCATACTCACTGATGAATGTCGTCTTTCCACTGCCTGTTGGCCCTGCAGTGGGGTGGAACAGACCTGGGTGAGGGAGGAAGTCCTACCCTTGAAACCAAGACATAGGTCAGGGCTTTAAAattgtggggagggggcaaaCCTTCTTTTCAACACTGTCATGGCCCAAACCCACTTGCTTTTGTCACCTGATCTTCTGCCCCTTTACTCTAAGTAGTGATTTCTCAAAGGGTTACCTGTGAAGACCGTCAGTTCACCCTTTCGATGTCCCTTCAAGATACGATTGAGGTCTGGGAAGCGGCTCCAGCGGAGGCCAGCTACTTGCTCCACATTTGACAGTTCTCCTAGCACCTCCTCCCGAAGCTGCCGGAAAGACACGATGGACTTGTGCCAGGCAGGCAGGGCGGTACGAAGAATACGAGAAAGATTGAAGCCTCTGTTCAGGGCCTCCAGGGGACGGGGCTGCTGGTCTCCTGGCCGCACCAAGAAGCATCGTTTGGGGTTCAGTTTTCGTGCAAACAACTTGGCCGCTTCCCAGGACCGAAGGTCATCCCCCAACCAGAATACAATCCGCCGGAACTGTTCCAGGTAAGGGAGTAAGGAAGGGGGTAAACAGGTCGTTCCTCGGGGTAGAGTAAGGGTAGGCAGCCCCGTGGACTGGTTCAAGGCCAGGCTGTCAAGCTCACGACTGGTCAGTACCACCTCAGCATCTCTACGACTAATCAGTGGTAATCCAAACAGATTGTGGTAGGCACTGGGTCGGGGAATAGTGGTTTCCTCATAGCTCACTCCATCCCCCTGGCATTTAGCCTCTAGTAGCTTCAGACCTCGtaatcctgagcccccaggggaGAACCAAGGGAAGACAAGACTGCGAGCAGGTCGCAGATATCGCACACTGAAACGCTTGAGTGTGTCATCTGTAACCTTGGTAAGGCCAAACATTGCATCAGCCAGCTGAACCTCTTCCTGATCAGGCAGCTCCCAGAGAGGTACTGCTCGGTTCCAGACCCTCCGGACCTCCTCGCTGTCCTCAAATTCTGGAGCCTTACTAAGCAGAAGACCCTCCTTGGCCCCATCCCCTCGCCCCTCCACGCTGGCCTGGAAGTCCTCCCAGCTCCCCTCTGCTAGGCTGGTCATGCAGAGAAAGCGGCCTGTGGTCTTGTCAATGAAGAGGCTGAAGGAAGTGGTAACGCCAGTCTGGTCTTTGAGCTGCGAAGACTCTGCAAAGGGGCTCGGTGTCCGCAGGCAACTGTGGCCATCCTGGAAGGGGATCCCATGCCCCCGCAAATACTGGCGGATTTCGGTTGCAGTTACAGGCAACACTGGCATCTCCAAGGCTTGGAGAGTCTCCTTCCCGTATCTTCTGCGAGGAGGGCCTGGGGCCAAGTTTCGGGGCAGGCCCCTCCGACCCATCCACTCCCCACGCAGGGGTAGCAAGATACGGAGGGGGTACCCACCTCTGAGGCGGGCCCACATTCTTAGCCAAATGTAGGAAGTCACTACTTGAAATGCCTTAGGTGCCTGGTTAGCGTGCCTTCACTAGACCAGACTCTATGGATAACCCACGCAGCACTCTGCAGAGCTCACTCTAGGTGCCTTCTTTCTCTCCATGAATTTCTCCTCTTCAACCCCTCTACCCTGCTGCTTAACACATATGCCCATCTACACGACCCTTTCACGTCCACGTCCTTCTACAACGGCTCCCTCACTTCTATGGTCCGTTACAGTTTCTCTCCACCACCTCACCTCTATGACCCTCTACACAGTTCCTCACTGATACAGTTTCTCTGCATCATCTTCTCACTTCTACTGCCCCTCCACAGCATCTCCTCGTCGTCCTCATTTCTATAGCCACCTGCATCCTTTTTGTAGTCCCTTTGCCCTGGACCCCGACTAGAGACCCTCTTCCCCTGCTCCTTCCCCTCACTGGGACCTCAACACAGCGAGAGCACCCAGCACGACTCCCGCCAATCCTCGGGCCCAAAGGAATGCCTGTTTCTATCCTCCCCCGTGTCTTCACTCCGCTCTACTACTCCGAGCTCCGCCGCGCCGGTCCCCGGCCCCGGGTTACCACTCTTGTCTCTCCCACTTAGCCCGCAACGTGAGTCTCCAGCACACGCTGCTCGCCTTGACCTCGGAAGCAAAACTCCGGGAGCGGTCGTCCCGGAAGCGGAAGTCTCGAGGTTTAGTCCCGCCCACCCCCCCTCGCCGCTTAGGCTTCGCGGCCTCCAAGCTGTAGCTATGACTGCGCGCGGGACTCCGAGCCGCTTCTTGGCCAGTGTTCTGCACAACGGACTGGGTCGCTACGTGCAGCAGCTACAGCGTCTGAGCTTCAGCGTCAGCCGCGATGGCGCCTCGTCTCGCGGCGCCAGGTGAGCCAAGGGAAGTGCGCGGGCGCGGgtcggggtgggggtgggggtcggGGTGGGGGTGGCAACGACTCCCCGGGTAGGTCGCCCCCAGTCAGGGGTCATATTGCTCACTCTCCCGGGTCTTTTAGGGAGTTCGTGGAGCGGGAGGTGATCGACTTCGCCCGACGGAACCCAGGGGTCGTAATATATGTGAACTCGCGTCCGTGCTGCGTGCCCAGAGTAGTGGCCGAATACCGTGAGCGGGGCCGGGCTCCGGCTGGAGGGCGGGATCGGGGGCTCGGCCCGCTAGCCTCCCTCTCTCCTGGTCGCACCGGCCAGCTTCCGCCCACTCACACCCACTCTCACTCCTCTTCTGCTAGTTAACGGGTCTGTGCGCGAGGAGAGCATCCACTGCAAGTCGGTCGAGGAGATCTCGACGCTCGTGCAGAAGCTGGCCAACCAGTCGGGTTTGGACGTGATCCGCATCCGCAAGCCCTTCCACACCGACAACCCTAGCATCCAGGGCCAGTGGCACCCCTTCACCAACAAGCCGACCACTTTCCGCGAGCTATGCCCCCGAGAGGTTCAGGATCCTGCCCCAGCCCAGGTGCAAGCACAGTGAAGAGTTGCTCCACCCCAGGCTTTGGACTGTTTCTCCAGTAAAGGTGGTTCTTCCCCTTTGGGGTTCCAAGCCCAGGTAAATGGAACCCATCAATGGGCAAGTTGACAGAGGTTCTGCTTGGGATAAAGAAGAGCTGCCTGTTTCTTTCCAGTGCCTGCTTCTAGGGGCAGTGACCTTGTGAACCCCTAATTTTTATCAGTTAGCATTCCTAAAACCTGAGATGAGGAAGACTTAAGGGGTTTTACAGGGCCcttgttttttaaatccaaatTGATAATGATCTCAAAACACAATGAGAGGTCTGAAGGCTAGCTTCTGAAGAATCCCTGATGTCTTATTGGTACAACCACTGAGCTGTGGAGAGCTCTGCTGTGATGGGCTAGGCACTTTATatctgtgtgaatgtgtgtgtgtatagatttATAAAACTGAGGTTAATAAACTTATCCAAAGTCACATTTCAGGTCTGTCTTCAAAATGTGTGCATATGTTCAGCGCAAGCttcagttttcattattttaaaactagacGCAGAACATATAACAACCATCAGGTGGTTAGTATTAAAGGCCAAGTGATTAATCTAGGCCTGACCCTTGAAAGGGAGAAGGGAGTTATTCCCTGGCCAACAAGCTTTCTGTGGTCTTAGCTATACATCTCCTTCCTCCCACGTTCCTCTTTGTGCAGAAATAAAATCCACGTCCCTTGAGCCAGCTGGTGGGGGGTGCTGAGAACCttggggaagggcaggaaggCTGATTAATATTTTCCAGTCTTAGTTTAAAAAGGGGGGATGGTGGGGAAATGAgagccagaaaataaaaatctagaaatcCTCATAAGAATTCTTGAACCGTTGTCATTTTCTTGTCATGCCCTAACACCATGATCAATGAATAGTGTGAACCTTAATAAAGAGGCCTGCGTGCCTGCCAAGGAGTCTGGATGGAAGCAGAGGATCCCAGTTTCCTCTGCAAATAGTTGTATTAGGGAGCAGAGCCAACCCTGGAAGCAGACATCAGTGCGGCACCTGTATAGGCTCAGGAGCCTGTCACCTGGTGATCAGGGCTGGGCCCATCTAGATGAAGCAGACTACGCATAGCTGTGGGGAAAGAGGGTGTTTATTAACCAACGGCAGGGGGAGGAGCTGAGCCCAGGCTCCCCACTCTGTCACATGCCTGTTCCACCCACCTGGTGGTAAGTGGGGGCATTCCTAAAGAAGTATAGCCATTCTCACAATAAATACATTCattgtggggtggaggtgggagagttTGGGTGAAGGGCAGTAAAAACTCGTGGGATTCCACGTTCTCAGCTACAAAAATAACAGTCATCCTCACCCGAGGGGAATGGGGGAGCTCAGTCAGAATTGATTGTCCCATATAGGCCTAGAGACTTCAGAGGTCCCTGGACCCTGAAAGTGCCCCGGTGAGGTAGGACAGGGGTAGGAGCTAAGCATCCAAACTCCCAGCCACTGCCCTTTGCATAGTTCCAAGAACGGGCTTCATATGCCAATTGAGACATCAGAtttctcctccctttccctgCTGTAGTCTAGGGGAAGCGAATGCTTGGTTCCCCCAAAAGAGAGGCTGGCTCATTGAGTGCAGTGTTGGTCATCCATTCTAAGGAAGGGCCTATGAGGACAGCTAAACGGGAGGGGGATCTCCCTCTGAAATGTCCACGGACCAAACCCAACAGACACAGGTCCAAGGCAGCAAGGGGAGGCTCAGAGGTGCATGTGAGTGGAAATGTAAGCACATGTGTGATACAGGTGTGTGTTGCCACATGTGCATGGGGATAGGACATGCCTGGAGCTCTGTCTCTGATACTCTTGAGAATGACCAAGGAGAGTGGGGAGGCTGATTCACAAGGGCCAcacaggaagggagaggaggggagtgaTGCAGTCTTACCTCCCCAGGCTGGCCCATTCCCAAGCTCTTGACAAAGAGGTCACCACATGGGGCTGGGGAAGAGGACCAGATAGGATGTGGCATTTGGGAGGGTACCCCAAGTCCAGAAGCAGGGATGAAACAAGAATGCACCAGGAGAAGGTGAGGGTAGGGGCACTGCAGCCCAGCCGATAAACATTCTTCCACGTGTGCATGTGAATGTACGCAGGGCTTAGGTGGCTGGCAGAGGTCTTGTCTGGTTTCAGGACCATCCAGCACACAGGGCCATGCAGAGGGTGGTGACATTGAGCCCATATGGACCTGCAGAGCCCtgcctgggagaaagagaaagggtttGGGCAGATGAATGGAACAGGAGGATGGAGTCCTCGCCTCTTAAGTGTTTAGGTTAGGGGATAGGAACTGGCTCTGGGTCTGCAGGGCACCTGATCCTGAGGGAGCACCTACCTCTGAGGAGCACCGATGGGCCTGGGCTGCTCACATGTGGGTCTGTGGAGACTGAGGAGGGGGCTTTGGCTGGGCCTGACTGGCCAGCCCTACAGGGACATCAAAAAGTTGGGAAAAGGGCATAGAGTGGGGGGAATGAAGGTAGGGTGGCTGTGTTAGGGAGGCAGTGGCCCAGCCTGGGACAGACAGGCTGGCTTGGAAGAGCATTTGTTCTGGGAGGCTGGGCTCAGACAGAGCTCTCATCTAGCTGCTCCACGAGCTGCGTGTGCTTCCTTTTCTCCAGGATGCGGCTGAGTTCCTCAGCGAAGGAGCAGGGCCCTGCTGGTACTCCATTGTTGCTCTGCCTCAGAAGCACATAGCTATTGCCATTCATCCTTCGCAGCCGGCTGGGCAGTGCCACCAGGCCATTGGTCAGCTCAGCCGGTGGCAGTgggggcggtgggggtgggggggctggGGCTCCCTCCCCAGGGATGATCTGGAGACAGCTGCCCTCCAGGCCTCCAGCCCCCTCCTCCTCATCGCCCTCATCTTCCTCTCCAGGACACTGGCCTGAGACTGTCTGCAGTTGCACGGCAGATCCTCCTGCCCGGCTGGCCCGACCCAGTGAGTATTTCCGTCGGCGCCCTCGTCTGCCTTCCCGCAGACAGGCCACATAGAGGAGGGAGGAGGCCAGGATGAGACAGAGGCCACCAAGTGCGGCAATGGCTAGCACATAGAGCAGTCTGACATCAGGTGCCAGCTGTGCCCCAGGTGTGTCAGGGGCTTTCGGAGCTGGGGCAGGAGTGGCTGGCCGGACCACGAGGCTATAGGAGGCCAGCAGGGTGCGGAGGCCATTTTCCTCAGCATAGCAGCCATAGTTGCCACTGTGCTCAGGCTGTGCATCTGTCACCAGCAGCCCATCCACGCCCACACGGTAGCCACCCTGTCCATCGCTCAGGCCCATGCTTCCATTGAGTAGCCACAAGGCCCGGGCCAGGTTGGATGGCTGGTCACAGGGCAGGAGGACATCATCACCCCGGAGCACAGAGCGGGTCttcagtggtggtggtggccctgtgggggttgggggagaggtcAGTACCAGCCCATCTCAGGAAGGGAATGGAGATGGCAAGCCAGACTGTTGACTGCCAAGTCCCTGGCACCAAGCACAGAACCCGGAATCACCGTGACAGCTGACCCAGGCTCTGTGCTCATGCTTCCACATAAGGTTCACGTTGGCCCTTCCCAGGAAGCAGGCAGTGCCCTTTTCCATTCTCTCTCCATTCTCTCTCATCCTGTCCTGTAGTTTCAATTTCTGCCATCTGCCAGTAACTCCTAGTCTCTCCCTCAGACTTCTCTCCTGAGTGCCAGACTTGGATATCTACCACGTGCTGGGCATCTCCATATGAGGTCTCTTGGACACTTCAAAGGCCAAAGCTTTTCTCCCAAACTACGCCAGGTCCTTTCCTTGAATTGCCACCACTATGAATGGCACCACCAGCCATACAGTTGCTTAAGTCAGAAACCTGGGAGTCTCCCTCCTCTTCTTGTTcaccttgttttgtttgttttgtttttttgagatggagtctcattctgtcacccaggctggagtacagtgacgtgatctcagctcactgcaacctccgcctccccggttcatgcaattctcttgcctcaggctcctgagtagctgggattacaggcatgtgctgccatgcctggctagtttttgtatttttagtagagacacggtttcaccatgttggccaggctggtcttgaactcccaacctcaagtgatccaaccgccttggcctcccaaagtgctgggattataggcatgagccactgtgcccggcccttctTCACGTTTGTATCTAACTCTCACGAAGATTTGGTTTCTGGCATCTATCTTAGACCTGTTGATCTCTCTCCTTCCATGATTTCTGGCCCACTCTGGCCCCATGTAATCCATTCTCCAAGAgaggtattttaaaaacacaaatctgatcTTGCCACTTTCCGGCCTAAAACTCTTCAGAGATTTCCTGTTGCTTTTCGGATAAAGACCAAAATCTTCAACATGGTCTTTGCCCACTTGTCCAGCCCATTCTCCTGTCACTCAAATGTGCCAGCCTCCCTCTGCCTgctgctccctctgcttgcaTGTCACCCCATTACCCCATGTCGTCTGCTTGCCTGGCTAACTTGTGGGAGATAGCATAATATAGTATAGTGACCAGAAGCACAAAGTCAAGTCAGACAGCTTAGGGTCAGgtttgaattctttcttccttccgttccttcctttccttccttgctttctgtctttctctctctctctctctttctttctttcatgaggtctcactctgttacccaggctggagtgcaatggtgtgatcttggctcactgcaacctccacctcccaggctcaagtgatcttcccacctcagctttccaagtagctgggactacagacatgtgccaccacacctggctaatttttgtattttttgtagagatggggttttgccatgttgcccaggctggtctccaattcctgagctcaagcaatccacctaccttggcctcccagagtgctgggattacaggcgtgagccactgtactcagccagGTTTGAATTCTGGTCCAGTTTCTGAATAGCTGAATAAGTTTGAGCAATTTACTTACACTCCCTGGGCCTCAGAGAGGTCCCTCATGGGGACGATAATAATGGCACCTTTCTCATAAGAATGCTGTGAGAAT containing:
- the LOC105478382 gene encoding large ribosomal subunit protein mL43, whose amino-acid sequence is MTARGTPSRFLASVLHNGLGRYVQQLQRLSFSVSRDGASSRGAREFVEREVIDFARRNPGVVIYVNSRPCCVPRVVAEYLNGSVREESIHCKSVEEISTLVQKLANQSGLDVIRIRKPFHTDNPSIQGQWHPFTNKPTTFRELCPREVQDPAPAQVQAQ
- the TWNK gene encoding twinkle mtDNA helicase isoform X2, yielding MWARLRGGYPLRILLPLRGEWMGRRGLPRNLAPGPPRRRYGKETLQALEMPVLPVTATEIRQYLRGHGIPFQDGHSCLRTPSPFAESSQLKDQTGVTTSFSLFIDKTTGRFLCMTSLAEGSWEDFQASVEGRGDGAKEGLLLSKAPEFEDSEEVRRVWNRAVPLWELPDQEEVQLADAMFGLTKVTDDTLKRFSVRYLRPARSLVFPWFSPGGSGLRGLKLLEAKCQGDGVSYEETTIPRPSAYHNLFGLPLISRRDAEVVLTSRELDSLALNQSTGLPTLTLPRGTTCLPPSLLPYLEQFRRIVFWLGDDLRSWEAAKLFARKLNPKRCFLVRPGDQQPRPLEALNRGFNLSRILRTALPAWHKSIVSFRQLREEVLGELSNVEQVAGLRWSRFPDLNRILKGHRKGELTVFTGPTGSGKTTFISEYALDLCSQGVNTLWGSFEISNVRLARVMLTQFAEGRLEDQLDKYDHWADRFEDLPLYFMTFHGQQSIRTVIDTMQHAVYVYDICHVVIDNLQFMMGHEQLSTDRIAAQDYIVGVFRKFATDNNCHVTLVIHPRKEDDDKELQTASIFGSAKVSGL
- the TWNK gene encoding twinkle mtDNA helicase isoform X3 — protein: MLTQFAEGRLEDQLDKYDHWADRFEDLPLYFMTFHGQQSIRTVIDTMQHAVYVYDICHVVIDNLQFMMGHEQLSTDRIAAQDYIVGVFRKFATDNNCHVTLVIHPRKEDDDKELQTASIFGSAKASQEADNVLILQDRKLVTGPGKRYLQVSKNRFDGDVGVFPLEFNKNSLTFSIPPKNKARLKKIKDDTGSVAKKPSSGKKGATPQNSEICSGQVPTPKQPDTSKRSK
- the TWNK gene encoding twinkle mtDNA helicase isoform X1, with amino-acid sequence MWARLRGGYPLRILLPLRGEWMGRRGLPRNLAPGPPRRRYGKETLQALEMPVLPVTATEIRQYLRGHGIPFQDGHSCLRTPSPFAESSQLKDQTGVTTSFSLFIDKTTGRFLCMTSLAEGSWEDFQASVEGRGDGAKEGLLLSKAPEFEDSEEVRRVWNRAVPLWELPDQEEVQLADAMFGLTKVTDDTLKRFSVRYLRPARSLVFPWFSPGGSGLRGLKLLEAKCQGDGVSYEETTIPRPSAYHNLFGLPLISRRDAEVVLTSRELDSLALNQSTGLPTLTLPRGTTCLPPSLLPYLEQFRRIVFWLGDDLRSWEAAKLFARKLNPKRCFLVRPGDQQPRPLEALNRGFNLSRILRTALPAWHKSIVSFRQLREEVLGELSNVEQVAGLRWSRFPDLNRILKGHRKGELTVFTGPTGSGKTTFISEYALDLCSQGVNTLWGSFEISNVRLARVMLTQFAEGRLEDQLDKYDHWADRFEDLPLYFMTFHGQQSIRTVIDTMQHAVYVYDICHVVIDNLQFMMGHEQLSTDRIAAQDYIVGVFRKFATDNNCHVTLVIHPRKEDDDKELQTASIFGSAKASQEADNVLILQDRKLVTGPGKRYLQVSKNRFDGDVGVFPLEFNKNSLTFSIPPKNKARLKKIKDDTGSVAKKPSSGKKGATPQNSEICSGQVPTPKQPDTSKRSK